In Pseudomonas fluorescens, the following are encoded in one genomic region:
- the znuB gene encoding zinc ABC transporter permease subunit ZnuB → MADFLLYALLAGLALAVVAGPLGSFVVWRRMAYFGDTLSHAALLGVALGFLLDVSPTVAVTVGCLLLAVMLVTLQQRQPLASDTLLGILAPSTLSLGLVVLSFMHEVRIDLMAYLFGDLLAISPTDLAWILGGSAAVLLLLVALWRPLLAITVHEELARVEGLPVAGLRLALMLLIAVVIAVAMKIVGVLLITSLLIIPAAAAQRHARSPEQMALGASLLGILAVCGGLALSWFKDTPAGPSIVVTAAALFLLSFVLPRRGV, encoded by the coding sequence ATGGCTGATTTTCTGCTCTACGCCCTGCTTGCAGGCCTGGCCCTGGCCGTCGTCGCAGGCCCGCTGGGGTCTTTCGTGGTCTGGCGGCGCATGGCCTATTTCGGCGACACCCTGTCCCACGCGGCATTGCTCGGCGTGGCCCTGGGCTTCCTGCTGGATGTCAGCCCGACCGTTGCCGTGACCGTAGGCTGCTTGCTGTTGGCGGTGATGCTGGTGACTTTGCAACAACGCCAGCCGCTGGCATCCGACACGCTTTTGGGAATTCTCGCACCCAGCACGCTCTCTCTGGGCCTGGTGGTACTAAGCTTCATGCACGAAGTGCGGATCGACCTGATGGCTTATCTGTTCGGCGACCTGCTGGCGATCAGCCCGACCGATCTGGCCTGGATCCTTGGCGGTAGCGCTGCGGTACTGCTCTTGCTGGTTGCGTTGTGGCGGCCATTGCTGGCAATCACAGTGCACGAAGAACTGGCCAGGGTCGAAGGCCTGCCGGTGGCGGGATTGCGCCTGGCCCTGATGCTGTTGATCGCCGTGGTGATTGCCGTGGCGATGAAAATCGTCGGCGTATTGCTGATCACTTCGTTGCTGATCATCCCGGCTGCTGCGGCACAACGTCACGCCCGCTCGCCGGAGCAGATGGCACTGGGCGCGAGCCTGCTGGGCATACTCGCCGTGTGTGGCGGGCTGGCGCTGTCCTGGTTCAAGGACACCCCGGCCGGCCCGTCGATTGTGGTGACGGCCGCCGCGCTATTTCTGCTGAGTTTTGTTCTGCCCCGCCGAGGGGTGTAG
- the znuC gene encoding zinc ABC transporter ATP-binding protein ZnuC, giving the protein MSNALIRLEQVAVTFAGQPVLDNIELSVEPGQIVTLIGPNGAGKTTLVRAVLGLLKPDSGSVWRKPKLRVGYMPQKLHVDPTLPLSVLRFLRLVPGVDRAMALAALKEVGAEQVIDSPVQSVSGGEMQRVLLARALLREPELLVLDEPVQGVDVAGQAELYSLITRLRDRHGCGVLMVSHDLHLVMSTTDQVVCLNRHVCCSGHPEQVSGDPAFVELFGKNAQSLAIYHHHHDHAHDLHGSVVKAPASGQPHVHGDSCKHG; this is encoded by the coding sequence ATGAGCAACGCACTGATCCGTCTTGAGCAGGTTGCCGTCACGTTCGCCGGGCAACCGGTGCTGGACAACATCGAGCTGAGCGTCGAGCCGGGGCAGATCGTTACCCTGATCGGCCCCAACGGCGCTGGTAAAACCACCCTGGTGCGTGCCGTGCTCGGCCTGTTGAAACCGGACAGCGGCAGCGTCTGGCGCAAGCCGAAACTGCGGGTCGGTTACATGCCGCAAAAACTTCACGTCGATCCGACCCTCCCGCTGTCGGTCCTGCGTTTCTTGCGCCTGGTGCCGGGCGTGGACCGTGCGATGGCCTTGGCGGCACTCAAGGAAGTCGGCGCCGAACAGGTGATCGACAGCCCGGTGCAAAGCGTTTCCGGTGGCGAAATGCAACGCGTGTTACTGGCCCGGGCCTTATTGCGCGAACCGGAACTGCTGGTACTCGACGAACCGGTACAGGGTGTCGACGTGGCCGGCCAAGCTGAGCTGTACAGCCTGATCACCCGCCTGCGTGACCGTCACGGTTGCGGTGTGCTGATGGTTTCCCATGATTTGCATCTGGTGATGAGCACCACGGACCAGGTGGTTTGCCTCAATCGTCACGTCTGCTGTTCCGGCCATCCCGAGCAGGTCAGCGGCGATCCGGCTTTCGTCGAGCTGTTCGGAAAGAACGCACAAAGCCTGGCGATTTATCACCACCACCACGACCACGCCCACGACTTGCATGGCTCGGTGGTCAAGGCGCCCGCGTCGGGCCAACCCCATGTTCACGGAGATAGCTGCAAGCATGGCTGA
- the znuA gene encoding zinc ABC transporter substrate-binding protein ZnuA, protein MSRLFSVFVAFIASFLLIGSAQAEVKVLTSIKPLQLIAAAVQDGVAIPEVLLPPGASPHNYALRPSDVRKVQSVDLLYWIGPDMEGFLPRVLNGRTLPNVAVQDLPGMKLRRFAEDSHSHAEEADEHDHDHRPGSLDSHLWLSPVNARVIATKMAADLSAADPDNAARYQSNLKAFDERLDALDARLKKRLADVQGKPYFVFHEAFDYFEDAYGLKHVGVFSVAAEVQPGAQHVAAMRARLQEVGKTCVFSEPPLRPRLAETLVAGLPVKLAELDALGGYTPATAQGYEQVLEKLGNDLAGCLESL, encoded by the coding sequence GTGTCCCGACTTTTTTCTGTTTTTGTCGCATTTATCGCAAGTTTTCTGCTGATCGGTTCGGCGCAGGCCGAGGTCAAGGTCCTTACCAGTATCAAGCCTCTGCAATTGATCGCCGCGGCGGTGCAGGACGGCGTGGCGATTCCTGAGGTTTTGCTGCCGCCGGGTGCTTCGCCGCATAACTATGCGTTGCGCCCTTCCGACGTGCGCAAGGTGCAATCGGTGGACCTGTTGTACTGGATCGGCCCGGATATGGAAGGCTTCCTGCCACGGGTGCTCAATGGTCGTACGTTGCCCAACGTCGCCGTGCAGGATTTGCCAGGCATGAAACTGCGCCGCTTTGCCGAAGATAGCCACTCCCACGCTGAAGAAGCCGACGAACATGACCACGATCACCGTCCGGGCAGCCTGGATTCACACCTGTGGCTATCGCCGGTCAACGCCCGGGTCATCGCCACGAAAATGGCCGCTGACCTGAGTGCCGCCGATCCTGACAATGCCGCGCGCTATCAGAGCAATCTGAAAGCCTTCGACGAGCGTCTCGATGCGTTGGATGCGCGCCTGAAGAAACGCCTGGCCGATGTTCAGGGCAAGCCCTACTTCGTTTTCCACGAAGCCTTCGACTACTTCGAAGACGCCTACGGCCTCAAGCACGTGGGTGTGTTCAGCGTCGCGGCCGAAGTGCAACCCGGTGCCCAGCATGTCGCGGCGATGCGCGCGCGTTTGCAGGAAGTCGGCAAGACCTGCGTGTTCAGCGAACCGCCGCTGCGGCCGCGCCTGGCGGAAACCCTGGTGGCGGGGTTGCCGGTAAAGCTGGCTGAACTGGATGCGCTGGGCGGGTACACGCCGGCGACTGCCCAGGGTTATGAGCAGGTGTTGGAGAAATTGGGGAATGATCTGGCGGGGTGTCTGGAGTCGTTGTAA
- a CDS encoding DUF2782 domain-containing protein — protein sequence MCTLNRLLLAGLFAITPLAVMAADDAPSADPDVTIRTEGDKLIQEYRQNGFLYAIKVTPKVGKPYFLVRADGSEGNFVRSDYPDMLIPAWEIFKW from the coding sequence ATGTGCACACTAAATCGCCTGTTGCTGGCTGGCTTGTTTGCAATCACACCTTTGGCCGTCATGGCGGCGGATGACGCCCCATCGGCAGATCCGGATGTCACGATCCGCACGGAAGGGGACAAGCTCATTCAGGAATACCGCCAAAACGGCTTTTTGTACGCCATCAAGGTCACCCCGAAGGTTGGCAAGCCGTATTTCCTGGTGCGAGCGGATGGCTCGGAGGGTAACTTCGTCCGCTCCGACTACCCGGATATGCTGATTCCGGCGTGGGAAATTTTTAAATGGTAA
- a CDS encoding homoserine kinase produces MSVFTPLARPELEAFLAPYGLGRLLDFQGIAAGSENTNFFISLEQGEFVLTLVERGPVQEMPFFIELLDVLHGANLPVPYALRTTDGVALRELAGKPALLQPRLAGKHIKQANAQHCAQVGELLGHLHLATQANMIKRKTDRGLDWMLEEGTQFLSHLGAEQKDLLQRALEEITRQKEKILALPRANIHADLFRDNAMFEGTHLTGLIDFYNACSGPMLYDVAIALNDWCSDDDGVIDGPRARALLGAYAALRPFTAAEAELWPTLLRVACVRFWLSRLIAAESFAGQDVLIHDPMEFQLRLAQRQTVNTPLPFAL; encoded by the coding sequence ATGTCTGTGTTCACCCCCCTGGCTCGGCCCGAGCTGGAAGCTTTTCTCGCCCCTTATGGCCTCGGCCGCCTGCTTGATTTCCAGGGGATTGCCGCCGGTAGCGAAAACACCAATTTCTTCATCAGCCTGGAGCAGGGCGAATTTGTCCTGACCCTGGTCGAGCGCGGCCCGGTTCAGGAAATGCCGTTCTTCATCGAACTGCTCGACGTGCTGCACGGCGCGAACCTGCCTGTGCCTTACGCCTTGCGCACCACCGACGGCGTGGCCTTGCGCGAACTGGCGGGCAAACCTGCACTGCTGCAACCACGCCTGGCCGGCAAGCACATCAAGCAAGCCAACGCGCAACATTGTGCGCAGGTCGGTGAGCTGCTCGGCCATCTGCACCTGGCGACCCAGGCCAACATGATCAAGCGCAAAACCGATCGCGGCCTGGACTGGATGCTGGAAGAGGGCACGCAGTTTTTGTCGCACCTCGGTGCCGAACAGAAAGACTTGCTGCAACGGGCGCTGGAAGAAATCACCCGGCAGAAAGAAAAAATCCTGGCACTGCCACGGGCGAACATTCACGCCGACCTGTTCCGCGACAATGCGATGTTCGAAGGCACGCACCTGACCGGGCTGATCGACTTCTACAACGCCTGCTCCGGGCCGATGCTCTACGACGTGGCGATTGCCTTGAACGACTGGTGCTCGGACGACGATGGCGTGATCGATGGACCGCGAGCGCGGGCCTTGCTCGGCGCTTACGCGGCCCTGCGACCGTTCACCGCTGCCGAAGCCGAGTTGTGGCCGACCCTGCTGCGGGTGGCTTGCGTACGGTTCTGGTTGTCACGCTTGATCGCGGCGGAGTCGTTCGCCGGGCAGGACGTGTTGATTCACGATCCGATGGAGTTCCAGTTGCGCCTGGCGCAGCGGCAGACGGTCAATACGCCGTTGCCTTTCGCCCTTTAA
- the zur gene encoding zinc uptake transcriptional repressor Zur produces MLKTPIASRPHDHSHCVHSALSEADALCARQGLRLTALRRRVLELVWQSHKPLGAYDILAVLSEQDGRRAAPPTVYRALDFLLENGLVHRISSLNAFIGCNHPEHAHQGQFLICRVCHAAIELEQKSISDAIIASARDVGFVVEGQTVEVVGLCSGCQGA; encoded by the coding sequence ATGCTAAAAACACCGATCGCCAGCCGTCCCCACGACCACTCACATTGCGTTCACAGCGCTTTGTCCGAGGCCGATGCCCTGTGCGCACGTCAAGGCCTGCGCCTGACCGCGTTGCGCCGGCGGGTGCTGGAACTGGTGTGGCAAAGCCACAAGCCGCTGGGTGCCTACGACATTCTCGCGGTCCTCAGCGAGCAGGACGGTCGCCGCGCCGCGCCGCCGACGGTGTACCGCGCGCTGGATTTCCTGCTGGAAAACGGCCTGGTCCACCGGATTTCCTCGCTCAACGCCTTCATCGGCTGCAATCACCCGGAACATGCTCACCAGGGTCAGTTCCTGATCTGCCGTGTGTGCCACGCTGCGATCGAACTTGAGCAAAAATCCATCAGCGACGCGATCATCGCCAGCGCCAGGGATGTCGGGTTTGTCGTCGAAGGCCAGACCGTTGAAGTGGTCGGTCTCTGCTCGGGTTGCCAGGGGGCTTGA